From Bacteroidota bacterium, one genomic window encodes:
- a CDS encoding 4Fe-4S binding protein, whose translation MSQVNNSLSFANPHPANFNTLQKIGLAIIAIGLLAITFAWLNISLVSPAIYLYFMLGGFAIGGGLFFYGSYYDSPEGIKNNSNFFSSLTSRGALGWIAGIVITGFYLCLYFKDYTDKILQGNSLGGLIAMFDPISYLLRGRPSDQWFVYGSFYTLAVTIMGIKFIVKYRHNRYQQVRTISVMFFQLIFAWMLPGILLRLYNYEPYWSYFFPLDYDALFPSNLSYIASNGALGQFTIFWGLILAFIATPILTYFSGKRWYCSWVCGCGGLAETAGDPFRHLSDKSLKAWKIERWLIHSVLAAIIIITILLLVDVSLQGGLLGENLAKGLSRGYGLAIGSIFSGVVGVGFYPLLGSRVWCRFGCPMAAYMGIIQRFKSRFRITTNGAQCISCGNCSTYCEMGIDVRWYAQRNQNIVRASCVGCGVCSAVCPRGVLKLETGPETSKRTEIQMNAISFISADDVDVLS comes from the coding sequence ATGTCGCAAGTAAACAACAGCTTATCATTTGCAAACCCACATCCCGCAAATTTTAATACTTTACAAAAAATCGGTTTAGCAATTATTGCAATTGGTCTTTTGGCAATCACTTTTGCATGGTTAAATATTTCGTTGGTATCGCCGGCAATTTATTTATACTTTATGCTTGGCGGTTTTGCAATTGGAGGTGGATTATTTTTTTATGGCTCTTATTATGACTCACCCGAAGGAATTAAAAATAACAGCAACTTTTTCTCATCATTAACATCACGAGGCGCCTTGGGATGGATAGCTGGAATTGTAATTACAGGCTTTTATCTGTGCCTGTATTTTAAAGACTACACCGATAAAATATTACAAGGAAATTCGCTTGGCGGATTAATCGCCATGTTCGATCCGATTAGTTATTTATTGCGTGGCCGTCCTTCCGACCAATGGTTTGTATATGGATCATTTTATACACTTGCCGTAACTATTATGGGAATAAAATTTATTGTGAAGTACAGACACAATAGATATCAGCAGGTGCGCACAATTTCAGTAATGTTTTTCCAATTAATTTTTGCATGGATGCTTCCGGGAATTCTTTTGCGATTATATAACTACGAACCTTATTGGAGTTATTTTTTCCCATTAGATTATGATGCGCTATTTCCATCAAATTTAAGTTATATCGCAAGCAATGGCGCATTAGGTCAGTTTACTATTTTCTGGGGATTGATACTCGCATTTATTGCAACACCAATTCTCACTTATTTTTCCGGCAAACGCTGGTATTGCAGTTGGGTATGTGGTTGTGGCGGACTTGCCGAAACTGCCGGCGATCCATTTCGTCATCTTTCTGATAAATCATTAAAAGCATGGAAAATAGAACGGTGGTTAATTCATTCCGTGCTTGCTGCAATTATTATTATCACCATATTACTACTTGTGGATGTGAGTCTTCAAGGCGGATTGCTTGGTGAAAATTTAGCAAAAGGTTTATCAAGAGGCTATGGCCTTGCTATAGGATCCATTTTTAGCGGAGTAGTTGGTGTGGGATTTTATCCGCTTTTAGGAAGCAGGGTTTGGTGTCGCTTTGGTTGTCCGATGGCTGCATATATGGGAATTATTCAAAGATTTAAATCACGGTTTAGAATAACAACTAATGGCGCCCAATGTATCAGTTGTGGAAATTGTTCCACCTATTGTGAAATGGGAATTGATGTACGTTGGTATGCGCAGCGCAATCAGAATATTGTAAGAGCAAGTTGTGTTGGATGTGGAGTGTGTTCCGCTGTTTGTCCTCGTGGAGTATTAAAACTGGAGACCGGACCGGAAACTTCTAAACGCACAGAAATTCAAATGAATGCAATTAGTTTTATTTCAGCAGATGATGTAGATGTTCTATCCTGA
- a CDS encoding glycosyltransferase family 2 protein, with the protein MKINVIIPVFNESGSIGYVLNDIPVDRVEEVIVVNNGSTDNTASIAKDAGATVLLETTKGYGAACLKGLEYISNKLPEHQPDIIVFMDGDYSDYPEQLIDIVKPIINNEADMVIGSRAKGNREQGSMYPHQLFGNWLATTLMRLFLKADFSDLGPFRAIRWSSLKQLQMQDTNYGWTVEMQVKAVKNKIRYTEVPVDYRRRIGKSKITGTIKGTVLAGYKIIFTIIKYA; encoded by the coding sequence ATGAAAATAAATGTAATAATTCCGGTATTTAATGAAAGCGGATCCATTGGGTATGTCCTGAACGATATACCCGTTGATCGGGTTGAAGAAGTGATTGTTGTAAATAATGGATCAACAGATAATACAGCAAGTATTGCCAAGGATGCAGGCGCTACTGTACTTTTAGAAACTACAAAAGGATATGGGGCTGCATGTTTAAAAGGATTAGAATATATAAGTAATAAATTACCGGAGCATCAACCGGATATAATTGTTTTTATGGATGGTGATTATTCTGATTATCCGGAACAATTAATAGATATTGTAAAACCGATAATTAATAACGAAGCTGATATGGTTATTGGAAGTCGGGCAAAAGGAAACAGAGAACAAGGTTCGATGTATCCGCATCAATTGTTTGGCAATTGGCTGGCAACAACATTAATGCGGTTGTTTCTAAAAGCAGATTTCAGCGACCTGGGACCATTTAGAGCAATACGATGGTCAAGTTTAAAACAATTACAAATGCAGGACACCAATTACGGATGGACAGTGGAAATGCAGGTGAAAGCAGTAAAAAATAAAATCAGATATACAGAAGTACCGGTGGATTACAGACGAAGAATTGGTAAATCAAAAATTACCGGTACAATAAAAGGAACTGTACTTGCGGGTTATAAAATTATTTTCACAATTATAAAATATGCCTGA